In a single window of the Candidatus Omnitrophota bacterium genome:
- a CDS encoding flavin reductase: MDLQAKKIALRKIPHGVYIVGVKNGSHVNAFTGTWFTQVSFTPPLVALGIKKDSHSFEMIRQGRVFSVNLLGKDQKSVAEHFVKPATVVGEKLNDVKHRFGKTGAPILDEAIAYVECEVREIANEAGDHAVVIGEVVEAGVAKDEPALTLMDTGWHYGG; encoded by the coding sequence ATGGATCTTCAGGCGAAAAAAATAGCGCTACGCAAAATCCCGCATGGTGTCTACATTGTTGGAGTCAAGAACGGCTCGCACGTCAACGCCTTCACTGGCACCTGGTTCACGCAAGTCTCCTTTACGCCGCCGCTCGTCGCGCTGGGCATTAAGAAAGACTCCCATTCCTTTGAGATGATCCGGCAGGGCCGTGTGTTTTCCGTGAACCTGCTTGGGAAAGACCAAAAATCCGTGGCCGAGCATTTCGTCAAGCCGGCGACGGTCGTCGGTGAGAAACTCAACGACGTGAAGCATCGCTTCGGCAAGACTGGGGCGCCGATTTTAGACGAGGCGATCGCCTATGTGGAATGCGAAGTCCGCGAAATTGCCAATGAGGCCGGCGACCACGCCGTCGTGATCGGGGAAGTGGTGGAAGCCGGTGTCGCCAAAGATGAGCCGGCCCTCACGCTGATGGATACCGGATGGCATTACGGAGGGTAA